In Ascaphus truei isolate aAscTru1 chromosome 7, aAscTru1.hap1, whole genome shotgun sequence, one genomic interval encodes:
- the ERMN gene encoding ermin has protein sequence MAEETRTSEYNGTAPLEKAQVQISDIIDQMATSAGTVQCETPGWDSGFILTKGNKEESKIHLEDKATCITQVLGADEEKRTEVKHGESSIMLEKEPEAIICQGTETDEDALGGCNKKLDSESDSIPACAVHEQNDLTCGQQHKEQAVSLTETVDLLRYTHGKNLSGQAEDEIAMLETQEIIRPLESDKENEEDSLFDEQENGPEESLSVSPSVSHSESIEEQQVIGSRPDISRHSYSRYDTVSYRKIRKGNTKQRIDEFESMMNL, from the exons ATGGCAGAAGAAACAAGAACTTCAGAATATAACGGAACGGCACCATTAGAAAAGGCTCAAGTACAGATATCTGATATTATTGATCAAATGGCCACATCAGCTGGGACAGTTCAATGTGAGACGCCTGGATGGGATTCTGGCTTCATACTTACAaaaggaaacaaagaagaaagcaAGATCCATCTCGAGGATAAAGCAACATGTATAACTCAAGTACTAGGTGCAGATGAGGAGAAGAGAACGGAAG TCAAACATGGGGAAAGTAGTATAATGCTTGAAAAAGAACCTGAAGCTATAATATGCCAAGGAACAGAAACAGATGAAGATGCTTTGGGAGGGTGTAACAAGAAATTAG ATTCAGAATCAGACAGTATTCCTGCATGTGCAGTGCATGAGCAGAACGACTTAACATGTGGACAGCAACACAAAGAACAAGCTGTAAGCCTAACGGAAACAGTGGATCTATTGCGTTACACGCATGGTAAAAACCTGAGTGGACAAGCCGAAGACGAGATTGCGATGCTTGAAACACAGGAAATAATCAGGCCCCTTGAAAGTGACAAAGAAAATGAAGAGGATTCACTTTTTGATGAGCAAGAAAATGGTCCAGAAGAGTCCCTTTCCGTCAGTCCGAGTGTTAGTCATTCTGAATCAATTGAAGAACAGCAAGTCATCGGAAGTAGACCTGATATCTCCAGACATAGCTACTCAAGATATGATACTGTATCATACCGCAAGATCAGGAAAGGAAACACAAAGCAAAGAATTGATGAATTTGAGTCTATGATGAATCTGTAA